From Fretibacterium sp. OH1220_COT-178:
ATGACGACGCCTTCAAAATTACCGATGGCGTCAAGATGATGGCGGAAATGTGCGAGGCGTTCTGGCTTGTTGCGGATATACTCGCTTGTCAGCACACTCAAAAGGCAAAAAGAAAAGCCTTGCAGACCTGGACCCTGACATTGAATACCAAAGACAAGTCAGCGGATGCCTTACTCATCGGAGAGGACGGCAACGGAAGGATCTTAGCCAAATTGGAGATTCCCTATACGGATT
This genomic window contains:
- a CDS encoding DUF6876 family protein, with the protein product METSDRIRSALACQIGTEHYWKVFPDDDAFKITDGVKMMAEMCEAFWLVADILACQHTQKAKRKALQTWTLTLNTKDKSADALLIGEDGNGRILAKLEIPYTDFPLPEGITLFLEDGVLLLPSEH